In Candidatus Neomarinimicrobiota bacterium, one genomic interval encodes:
- a CDS encoding glycosyltransferase — MLRASVIIPAYNNINTIEGLIRSLENQSMNSSEYEVIAVDGTSSDGTREYLESIKFEGNFRLIKQEKNLGIGSARNCGIKAAESEITLFIDGDMVVEHDWVEKHIKPIEHLDWDGSVGYVQHRPENRDLFIRYLDRPKRGAKKFGVNQQLSHSHFVFWNTSIRKELLTRVGGFDEKINLWGGEELELVVRIEQEADINLRYNPEARATHHQHRTLEDTFDLLEKFGANVVPYIVAKHPDLAREFHTRLLDNPFIRKALMITALNPIFFNMIKSIYKLVPERLTFLAIKYMLVTSVMKGYISRPKDAAR, encoded by the coding sequence ATGCTCCGTGCGAGCGTCATAATTCCGGCTTATAACAATATTAACACCATCGAAGGTCTGATTCGGTCACTTGAAAATCAATCTATGAACTCCTCTGAATATGAGGTGATTGCAGTTGACGGAACCTCATCCGACGGCACTCGTGAATATTTGGAATCAATTAAATTTGAAGGCAACTTCAGGCTCATTAAACAGGAAAAGAATCTCGGGATCGGCTCGGCAAGAAATTGCGGGATCAAAGCCGCCGAGAGCGAAATCACTCTGTTCATCGACGGTGACATGGTCGTTGAACATGATTGGGTAGAAAAGCACATCAAACCTATCGAACATTTAGATTGGGACGGAAGCGTGGGGTATGTGCAACATAGGCCTGAAAACAGGGATTTGTTCATCAGATACCTCGACAGACCAAAACGCGGTGCGAAAAAATTCGGCGTAAATCAACAGCTAAGCCACAGTCATTTTGTATTCTGGAACACTTCGATCAGAAAAGAACTATTAACCCGTGTTGGAGGATTCGACGAAAAAATAAACTTATGGGGAGGAGAGGAGCTCGAGCTGGTTGTGCGGATTGAGCAAGAAGCGGACATTAATTTACGATATAATCCCGAAGCGAGAGCAACTCATCATCAACACAGGACGCTTGAGGACACGTTCGATCTCCTTGAGAAATTCGGCGCTAATGTCGTTCCCTACATTGTGGCAAAACATCCTGATCTCGCTCGGGAATTTCATACCCGGTTGCTTGATAATCCTTTTATTAGAAAAGCGTTGATGATTACCGCTCTAAACCCGATATTTTTCAACATGATAAAATCAATATACAAACTTG